A window of the Torulaspora globosa chromosome 6, complete sequence genome harbors these coding sequences:
- the SYN8 gene encoding syntaxin (ancestral locus Anc_7.92), which translates to MDNLKLLYELGRLEDLVEERVRLTSVLKIRPSSKDNLNLKRQLDKALDLLHETANNNEENLEKYSKRYSEILLEIPDKVIDLALYEFELPVKGQSPDDDTSDALGSRDLPKKVRFKDENLVSYNESEQFEPYHDEPQPVPKIDAKVEDDRMKLLNRAEPSQAAVTAPALSNQGLFIQQQQQLLEQDTYLDALGESVRKSHDFAMDINDEVTEQNNQVLHDLESLVDNSGRNLDRAKRRLQVFESTARENGPCFIILLLILILLLLLIML; encoded by the coding sequence ATGGAtaatttgaagctgttgtATGAGCTGGGCAGATTAGAAGATCTTGTGGAAGAAAGAGTAAGGCTAACATCAGTACTTAAGATACGACCTTCGTCCAAGGATAATTTAAATCTAAAACGGCAGTTGGATAAGGCCTTGGACCTGCTACATGAAACTGCAAACaataatgaagaaaatttggaaaaGTATTCTAAGCGGTATTCTGAGATTTTGCTTGAAATTCCAGACAAAGTGATTGATTTGGCCTTATATGAGTTCGAGCTACCAGTCAAAGGCCAGTCACccgatgatgataccaGTGATGCACTTGGTTCCCGAGATTTGCCCAAGAAAGTTCGGTTCAAGGACGAAAATCTGGTCAGCTACAATGAATCTGAACAATTTGAACCATACCACGACGAGCCACAACCAGTTCCTAAGATAGACGCTAAGGTTGAGGATGATAGGATGAAACTTTTAAACCGGGCTGAACCATCACAGGCTGCGGTGACTGCACCCGCCTTATCGAACCAAGGGCTGTTCAtacagcagcagcagcagttgctGGAGCAGGATACGTACTTGGATGCCTTGGGTGAGTCTGTTCGAAAATCGCACGATTTTGCAATGGATATAAATGACGAAGTGACAGAGCAGAATAATCAAGTCCTGCACGATCTGGAAAGTCTTGTTGATAACAGTGGGAGAAACCTTGATCGCGCCAAGAGGAGGCTACAGGTTTTTGAAAGTACGGCAAGAGAGAACGGACCATGTTTCATTATCCTACTGCTTATACTGATATTACTACTCTTATTGATAATGCTGTGA
- the TPD3 gene encoding protein phosphatase 2A structural subunit TPD3 (ancestral locus Anc_7.88), which translates to MANESVEGKDLYPLALLMDELKHDDISNRVEAMKKLDTIATALGPQRSRDELIPFLMEVAQDDEDEVFAVLAEELGKFVPFIGGPEYATLLLPILEILASTEETLVRDKAVESLNEIAGELSQDQLFHDFIPLIEHLATADWFSSKVSSCGLFKSVIVRVKDNTFRKDLLALYLQLVQDDTPMVRRTAARNLPTLIDLLTQNPDLSTNEDWDYISNMFQKIINDNQDSVKFLTVNCLISILKFFNTKGDYSHRKDLLDSATKLIADEAWRVRYMAADKFEELAAQFAGDGGYIAELIQPFLNLCEDNESDVRKAIAKQISGFAKLLNDPSIVLTKILPAVQSLSMDESEAVRASLALTITNLVTLTSKDEAIDHLLPILLNMLKDEFPDVRLNIIANLKVVNDVIGVDLLSESLLPAITELAKDVNWRVRMAIIEYIPILAEQLGVQFFDQQLSDLCLSWLWDTVFSIREAAVNNLKKLTEIFGSDWCRDGVIAKLLKFDSQLLENFVYRFTLLSALTELVPVVELDVVANQILPFVSHLADDAVPNIRFNVAKSYAIIVENLIKDRARYNDTIEGTILSSLKKLLQDDDFDVKYFAKQSLEQCNKLLK; encoded by the coding sequence ATGGCAAACGAGAGTGTGGAGGGCAAAGACCTCTATCCCTTAGCTCTACTGATGGATGAGTTGAAACATGACGACATTTCAAATAGAGTCGAAGCGATGAAAAAATTGGACACAATTGCAACAGCGTTAGGACCTCAAAGGAGCAGAGATGAATTGATTCCATTCCTTATGGAAGTTGCacaagatgatgaagacgaagtCTTTGCTGTATTAGCTGAGGAGCTAGGTAAATTTGTGCCCTTTATCGGAGGTCCAGAATATGCGACTTTATTACTGCCAATCTTGGAGATCCTAGCTTCTACGGAAGAGACATTGGTCAGGGACAAAGCGGTAGAATCATTGAATGAGATAGCCGGTGAACTGTCGCAAGATCAACTTTTCCATGATTTTATACCATTGATTGAACATTTGGCCACGGCCGATTGGTTCTCCTCTAAGGTCTCCTCCTGTGGTCTGTTTAAATCAGTCATTGTGAGAGTAAAGGATAACACCTTCAGGAAAGATTTATTAGCACTATATTTACAATTGGTTCAGGATGACACTCCTATGGTGAGAAGAACGGCAGCAAGGAACTTACCCACGTTAATTGATTTACTGACTCAAAATCCAGATCTCTCCACAAATGAAGACTGGGATTACATCTCAAATATGTTTCAAAAGATAATTAATGATAACCAAGATTCTGTGAAATTCTTGACGGTTAATTGCTTAATTTCGATACTCAAGTTTTTCAACACAAAGGGTGATTATTCGCATAGGAAAGATCTTTTGGATTCAGCGACGAAGCTTATAGCTGACGAAGCTTGGAGAGTGCGGTATATGGCTGCAGACAAATTTGAGGAATTGGCGGCCCAGTTTGCAGGAGATGGAGGCTACATCGCAGAATTGATCCAACCGTTCTTGAACCTGTGTGAGGACAACGAGAGTGATGTTAGAAAAGCCATTGCGAAGCAGATATCAGGCTTCGCCAAACTGCTCAACGATCCCTCGATTGTTTTGACGAAGATTTTACCTGCAGTCCAAAGTTTAAGCATGGATGAAAGTGAGGCTGTCAGAGCTTCACTAGCTTTAACCATCACGAACTTAGTGACACTTACGTCAAAGGATGAGGCCAtcgatcatcttctccCCATTCTGCTGAACATGCTGAAGGACGAGTTTCCAGACGTTCGTCTGAACATTATCGCTAATTTAAAGGTTGTTAATGACGTTATAGGGGTTGACCTCCTATCAGAATCACTTCTTCCTGCGATTACCGAGCTTGCTAAAGATGTTAATTGGAGAGTTAGAATGGCCATCATTGAATACATTCCTATCCTAGCCGAACAGCTAGGCGTGCAGTTTTTTGACCAACAATTGAGCGATCTCTGTCTCTCTTGGTTATGGGACACTGTATTTTCTATCAGAGAGGCTGCAGTGAATAACTTAAAGAAACTTACCGAGATCTTTGGATCTGATTGGTGCCGTGATGGGGTTATTGCCAAATTGCTAAAGTTTGACTCGCAGCTTTTGGAAAACTTTGTTTACAGATTTACTCTACTTTCTGCCCTGACAGAACTTGTCCCTGTTGTTGAATTAGACGTCGTTGCCAATCAAATACTACCCTTTGTGTCTCATCTAGCCGACGACGCAGTACCAAATATAAGATTCAATGTGGCCAAGTCCTACGCAATCATCGTCGAAAATCTAATCAAAGATAGAGCACGCTACAATGATACAATTGAGGGGACTATATTGtcatccttgaagaagttgcttcaagatgatgattttgatgtaAAGTACTTCGCCAAGCAAAGTCTGGAACAGTGCAACAAATTACTGAAATAA
- the NGL1 gene encoding RNA exonuclease (ancestral locus Anc_7.90), whose product MLFGRRLLPIKKIASNLRRNSSKTLIDDKFTLLTYNLLSPYYMWPQVYTYVPDEYKDWKYRHRLLENELLSRYRADIMCLQELTATDYYQYWEPVIDRDFNYGSKYIAKPPPQYWKREPSDMDGVGIFYNLNKFDYISSSSVYLNDLIGSFDLNELSYLKSKMVKLTDGAGNPTGEQALLEVLRNRNQVGLFVSLKHKDTGTIFVVVNTHLYWKYDEVKLTQCIIIMRRLAKIINTLLVGEHDTTYSKMKVLFAGDLNSPRDSSVVKFLRGEIVKYDNLDIANPLRPYLNRCVFEDVSADLFEHTCYSGKLKGIFDYIWYHNKDFELTKILSGADVSKELRNSNEFGLPNKNHPSDHIPVLGEFKIL is encoded by the coding sequence ATGCTTTTTGGTCGGAGATTACTGccaatcaagaagattgCTAGCAATTTACGCAGGAATAGTTCCAAGACATTGATAGATGATAAATTTACGCTGTTGACTTACAATCTGCTTTCTCCATACTATATGTGGCCGCAGGTGTACACGTATGTTCCGGATGAATATAAGGACTGGAAGTATAGACACAGATTACTGGAAAATGAGCTTCTGAGCCGTTACAGGGCTGATATCATGTGTCTTCAGGAATTGACGGCGACGGACTACTATCAGTACTGGGAACCAGTGATTGATAGAGACTTCAACTACGGTTCGAAGTACATTGCAAAGCCCCCACCACAATACTGGAAACGGGAGCCGAGCGACATGGATGGGGTTGGAATTTTTTATAATTTGAACAAATTCGACTATATCTCGTCATCCAGCGTCTACTTGAATGATCTCATAGGGAGCTTTGATCTTAACGAGTTGTCCTACCTGAAATCCAAGATGGTTAAGCTGACAGATGGTGCGGGAAATCCAACCGGTGAACAGGCGTTGTTGGAAGTTCTGAGAAATCGAAATCAGGTAGGGCTTTTCGTTTCACTAAAGCATAAAGACACCGGCACGATTTTCGTAGTGGTGAACACGCATCTCTACTGGAAATATGATGAAGTGAAATTGACACAATGCATCATCATAATGAGAAGGCTGGCAAAGATCATCAATACTTTATTGGTTGGTGAACATGACACCACTTACAGCAAGATGAAAGTACTATTCGCAGGAGACTTGAATTCGCCCAGAGATTCTTCAGTGGTGAAGTTCTTGAGAGGCGAAATAGTCAAGTATGACAACTTGGATATCGCGAACCCATTGAGGCCATATCTCAATCGCTGCGTTTTCGAAGATGTCTCTGCCGATTTATTTGAGCACACATGCTACTCCGGGAAGTTGAAGGGCATATTCGACTATATATGGTACCATAACAAGGACTTTGAACTGACTAAAATCCTCAGCGGAGCAGATGTCTCAAAAGAGCTGCGGAACTCTAATGAGTTTGGGCTGCCAAATAAGAACCACCCCAGCGATCACATTCCAGTTCTTGGGGAGTTCAAAATCCTGTGA
- a CDS encoding uncharacterized protein (ancestral locus Anc_7.85): MSFAGSLLLTGVGALVYRYDRSQILRKSPESQFGTKYYKKKYDSSATRAYSVVGNFLNEFFNGSSFLYPLKGVRFFFNNTKELCVPILGVFSLYLLMYFVVSVVYWSTITPVYTALFAIFGPPGLLLAWTHAILQTNLLTMMFMRLCHFNNELTFITLQASGFKKGFNKKPIKYYVPINSVYFWTFHLPWKSLKYFMGFVSLVLLLVVSSIPLIGPLIFTFLISPFIAKIYFSKILRLNGLSNIQRNDEFFDHYGQYCAFGIVAGFLENFPILAGFALCTNTIGGALWGIDRDLYRE; the protein is encoded by the coding sequence ATGAGCTTTGCCGGATCACTTCTCTTAACAGGAGTTGGTGCCCTTGTTTACAGATACGATCGCAGTCAGATCTTGAGGAAAAGCCCTGAGTCTCAGTTCGGTACCAAATACTATAAGAAAAAATATGATTCGTCCGCCACAAGAGCTTATAGTGTGGTTGGTAATTTTTTGAATGAGTTTTTCAATGGTTCATCGTTCTTATACCCGCTAAAGGGTGTcagattttttttcaataacACAAAGGAATTATGTGTTCCCATATTAGGAGTTTTCTCGTTATATCTCCTGATGTATTTCGTGGTCAGCGTAGTCTACTGGTCTACTATCACACCTGTCTATACTGCGTTATTTGCGATCTTTGGCCCTCCAGGGTTATTGTTAGCGTGGACTCACGCTATTTTACAAACAAATTTACTAACCATGATGTTTATGAGACTCTGTCACTTTAACAATGAGCTCACATTTATCACTTTGCAAGCTTCTGGGTTTAAGAAAGGTTTTAACAAGAAACCGATAAAATATTACGTTCCAATCAATTCTGTATATTTTTGGACTTTCCACCTTCCTTGGAAATCATTAAAGTATTTCATGGGGTTTGTTAGTCTGGTTCTCCTCTTAGTCGTTTCTTCCATTCCATTGATCGGTCCTCTCATTTTTACGTTTCTCATTTCACCATTTATCGCTAAAATTtacttctcgaagataCTGAGATTAAATGGGTTGAGCAATATACAAAGAAATGACGAATTTTTCGATCATTATGGGCAGTATTGTGCTTTTGGAATAGTCGCAGGTTTTCTAGAGAATTTCCCAATCCTAGCTGGCTTCGCATTGTGCACAAATACTATTGGTGGCGCACTATGGGGCATTGATAGAGATTTATATCGTGAATAA
- the PEX15 gene encoding Pex15p (ancestral locus Anc_7.87): protein MSDIEVDGPSLPNGIQSADTTLEDLLNDESLGCPSNFNIVGNEEQRHFQDCLAVFIRGDCEDTIQKMYEYGFLTQTSLHTTYKYFNLFLEACYSVSSFRSLGFRLQEVVHQTFTGDPQTVQYHLKGAPKNSQASMWSKYYSCCVRAALMNQLRGQQASINLENGARRVISSLAKETSGPDEAAELEKLVDTYIFGIQIEVLQKTPSTALYKQLCYHVPNLGSRLSSLRSIHKGKTVEEDILSRLETKPVKIKKQPRQHSKPVTDNKAVGPTSKPPLKKTRETNTVQVIPKWRSLWPKFFSKVYLSRSNLLLILFLFLASFQSIKKLAKIPRFFTSFLRNLAPHLKNLLRLLSTI, encoded by the coding sequence ATGAGCGATATCGAAGTTGACGGACCTAGCCTTCCAAATGGAATTCAGTCGGCTGATACGACGCTAGAAGACTTGCTGAACGATGAATCATTAGGGTGTCCTTCGAACTTCAATATCGTGGGGAATGAAGAACAGAGACATTTCCAGGACTGTCTTGCAGTGTTCATCAGAGGTGACTGTGAAGATACGATACAGAAAATGTACGAGTATGGCTTTCTGACGCAAACGTCACTGCACACCACCTACAAATATTTTAATTTATTCCTGGAGGCTTGCTATTCTGTGAGCAGCTTTCGGAGCCTAGGCTTTAGGCTGCAAGAAGTTGTTCACCAAACTTTTACCGGTGACCCTCAAACTGTTCAATATCATTTGAAAGGGGCTCCTAAAAATTCCCAAGCATCAATGTGGAGCAAATATTACAGCTGCTGCGTGAGAGCTGCTTTGATGAACCAATTGAGAGGTCAACAGGCATCCATAAACCTTGAAAACGGTGCTCGCAGGGTGATTTCCAGCCTGGCCAAAGAAACCAGTGGTCcagatgaagcagcagaactAGAGAAGCTTGTTGATACCTATATTTTCGGCATTCAAATTGAAGTTCTACAAAAAACTCCGTCGACAGCTTTGTACAAGCAGCTGTGCTATCATGTCCCCAATTTGGGAAGCCggctttcttctttacGCAGTATCCACAAGGGCAAGACGGTCGAGGAGGATATCCTGAGCAGGCTCGAAACGAAGCCTgtgaagatcaagaagcagccCCGGCAACACTCCAAGCCAGTTACAGATAATAAGGCAGTCGGTCCAACCAGCAAACCTCCGCTTAAAAAAACCCGCGAAACTAATACAGTCCAGGTCATACCCAAATGGAGATCACTTTGGCctaaatttttcagcaagGTCTACCTGTCGAGATCAAATTTACTGTTAATACTGTTCCTCTTTTTAGCATCATTTCAAAGTATCAAGAAACTGGCCAAAATTCCTCGATTTTTCACaagtttcttgagaaaCCTGGCACCACACCTCAAGAATCTACTGAGACTATTGTCGACCATATAA
- the PSK1 gene encoding serine/threonine protein kinase PSK1 (ancestral locus Anc_7.86), whose translation MPYIGASNVSQSSFRSFKEKHSMNRSVLQVDSSAGSTVSSLIEVSDTRACSSTADTTSHSSSLEDVPPCSRGKAKHLKNEVDGTDLSRLRSRRAQSVDSIATSATEPEAAELLTLPNESTHAYSYNPLSPNSLAVRLSILKRTLEILIGNPQMLMDSNHQRNWSGVMSGRREDKQVKRTAHSAALDAFVSSTNASLTSSGVQSPAPSRGKTSLALSSHAIPSSRLERASSIAFLPEFPYRGDLQAGKDNIVYNSIGTASTSTELIDAQRTDLESLLDLLNETLENNTSAKATDLHMISLLNINKLILGNSEHNHSTSQSQLRTLHLKKTLLNSLAEPFFEHYTLPEDEINEEEIELRQEISNVLGADLKSDSQLPIESIRPQQDYGRILHTFTSGKNRAPQAIFTCSQQHPWQFKAANDLACLTFGISKTVLKALTLLDLIHTDSRNFVLNKILSTEGQELVFTGEIVAIIQPGSSDKSSDLIWASFWAKRKNDMLVCVFQKVPCDYVDVILDLRDYSVSSVSNGGGLFWNRPSEDRSEMSTISNAPKFELGFDESGDEDDDDEDSADIKIIPASILNRENKNERKIKTRKSVKFADQIQNVDQLSHSLSRLIKDVIDGKIFSEDDDLLPIPIRVANHINTTRYFTLNHLSYNIPCAVSSSMLEDKLKLKIHSLPYQAGLFVVDSQSLRLISSNKSILKNIFGFHFAELVGRPLTEIIPSFGDLIDFINVKYSALKITLARNRGLVLTEHFFRKIKAEMNNDPEGFYTSVGIDARHRDGRLIKVDFQLRVMNPSVILLWVTHSRDVVFKDYTSTPSQLHMLKDHEPAYYSSDNSSEASSKRSSSKISIDRLKDLSEHGTSRSNDVSLLGSSLRSTSLTEVKPESPRVASLLVSGNEDSRLDIQDSEFQKKLELNLTKIYAKDKAQFVKEGNFKLDEDLIKSITSTPHSTRSNLSLDNMQSDEEATAASTAGRHEIEPIFLKTPEPNIGAQKHIKKFSDFTILQKMGEGAYGKVNLCLHKKERYIVVIKMIFKERILVDTWVRDRKLGTIPSEIQIMAALNKQPHENILRLLDFFEDDEYYYIETPVHGETGCVDLFDLIELKTNMTEFEAKLIFKQVVSGIKHLHEQGIVHRDIKDENVIVDSKGFVKLIDFGSAAYVKSGPFDVFVGTIDYAAPEVLGGEPYEGKPQDIWAIGILLYTIVFKENPFYNIDEIMEGTLKFSSGAEVSDACINLIKKILNKSAPKRPTIQEIYDDEWMHI comes from the coding sequence ATGCCGTATATCGGTGCCTCTAACGTCTCTCAGTCGTCTTTCAGgagcttcaaagaaaagcacTCAATGAATCGTTCAGTTTTGCAAGTAGATAGCTCAGCAGGGAGTACGGTATCGTCTTTGATTGAAGTTTCAGATACTCGAGCATGTTCGTCCACGGCAGATACGACCAGTCATAGTAGCAGTTTAGAGGATGTGCCGCCATGTAGTAGAGGAAAGGCaaagcatttgaagaacgaggTAGATGGCACTGACCTTTCGAGACTGAGATCTCGCAGAGCACAGTCCGTCGATTCGATAGCCACCTCAGCCACAGAGCCGGAAGCCGCAGAGCTATTAACACTGCCGAATGAGTCAACGCATGCTTACTCGTATAATCCTTTGTCTCCTAATTCCTTAGCTGTCAGGTTGAGcattttgaaaagaacGTTGGAGATTTTGATAGGAAACCCCCAGATGTTGATGGATTCGAATCATCAAAGGAACTGGAGTGGAGTGATGTCCGGCAGGAGAGAAGATAAGCAAGTTAAGCGGACCGCTCATTCGGCTGCTTTAGACGCTTTCGTTTCTAGTACTAACGCCAGTCTAACATCTAGCGGCGTTCAGTCCCCTGCACCTTCAAGGGGAAAAACTTCTTTGGCTCTATCTTCGCATGCCATACCATCGTCTCGTCTTGAGAGAGCATCTTCCATAGCATTTCTGCCCGAATTTCCCTATCGCGGTGATCTGCAAGCAGGTAAAGACAATATTGTCTACAACAGCATAGGGACAGCTAGCACCTCTACTGAACTAATTGATGCTCAAAGGACTGATCTAGAGAGCCTTCTAGATTTGCTCAACGAAACTTTGGAAAACAATACTTCCGCAAAGGCAACAGATCTGCATATGATTTCTCTTTTGAACATCAATAAGCTTATATTAGGCAACAGTGAGCACAATCATTCCACATCGCAATCCCAGTTAAGGACGTTGCACTTGAAAAAAACTCTACTAAACAGCTTAGCAGAGCCTTTTTTTGAGCATTACACATTGCCtgaagatgagatcaacgaggaagaaattgaactGCGACAGGAGATTAGCAATGTTTTGGGAGCAGATTTAAAGAGCGACAGCCAATTGCCCATTGAAAGTATACGGCCTCAGCAGGATTACGGTCGTATACTGCATACTTTTACCTCAGGTAAGAACAGAGCCCCTCAGGCGATCTTTACATGCTCTCAGCAGCATCCATGGCAGTTTAAAGCTGCTAATGATTTGGCTTGTCTAACTTTTGGCATCTCCAAAACAGTCTTGAAGGCCCTGACGTTGCTAGACTTGATTCATACTGACAGCAGAAACTTTGTGCTAAATAAAATTTTGTCGACAGAAGGCCAAGAGTTAGTATTCACCGGTGAGATTGTGGCAATCATACAGCCCGGCTCTAGTGATAAGAGCTCGGACCTGATTTGGGCATCATTCTGGGCTAAGAGGAAGAACGATATGCTAGTTTGTGTTTTCCAAAAAGTCCCATGTGACTACGTTGACGTGATTTTGGATTTACGGGATTATTCAGTGAGCAGTGTCTCTAATGGCGGTGGTCTTTTCTGGAATCGACCTAGCGAAGATCGCTCCGAAATGTCTACAATATCAAATGCGCCTAAATTCGAACTGGgctttgatgaaagtggtgatgaagatgatgacgatgaagacagTGCTGATATAAAAATAATACCAGCTTCAATCTTAAACAGAGAGAATAAGAATGAGAGGAAAATAAAAACAAGGAAATCAGTGAAGTTTGCTGATCAAATTCAGAATGTTGACCAGTTGAGTCATTCTCTTTCTCGActcatcaaagatgtcaTTGATGGCAAGATATTCTCGGAGGATGATGATCTTTTACCAATTCCAATCAGAGTTGCTAATCATATTAATACCACACGTTACTTTACCTTGAATCATCTCTCATACAACATACCGTGCGCGGTATCCTCCTCGATGCTCGAAGATAAGCTGAAACTTAAAATTCACAGCTTACCTTATCAGGCGGGTCTTTTCGTCGTTGATTCTCAAAGTCTTAGACTCATTAGCTCCAATAAGTCaattttgaagaacatttTTGGTTTCCATTTTGCGGAGCTAGTTGGGAGGCCACTAACGGAGATAATTCCTTCTTTTGGCGACCTCATTGACTTCATCAATGTAAAGTACAGCGCATTAAAAATCACTCTTGCGAGAAACAGAGGTTTGGTATTAACAGAGCATTTTTTTCGAAAGATAAAAGCGGAGATGAATAACGATCCTGAAGGATTTTATACCTCGGTTGGTATTGATGCTCGTCACAGAGATGGTCGTTTGATCAAGGTTGATTTTCAATTGAGAGTTATGAATCCTAGCGTTATCCTTCTGTGGGTTACACATTCCCGAGACGttgttttcaaagattATACAAGCACACCGTCACAACTGCATATGCTTAAAGACCATGAACCCGCATATTACAGCAGTGATAACAGTTCTGAAGCGTCCTCAAAAAGATCGTCAAGTAAAATATCGATTGACCGCTTAAAGGATCTGTCTGAGCATGGAACTAGCAGGTCGAATGATGTAAGTTTACTCGGATCAAGCCTGAGATCTACCAGTCTGACGGAAGTCAAGCCAGAGTCACCTCGAGTGGCTTCTCTATTGGTAAGCGGTAATGAGGATTCTCGCCTGGACATTCAGGACTCTGAGTTCCAAAAGAAACTGGAGCTCAATCTTACGAAGATTTACGCCAAGGACAAGGCCCAGTTCGTGAAGGAAGGCAATTTCAAGCTGGATGAAGACCTTATTAAAAGCATTACGTCAACTCCTCATAGCACTCGGTCCAATCTGTCTCTAGACAATATGCAGagtgatgaagaagcaACTGCAGCATCTACCGCAGGCAGGCATGAAATCGAACCCATCTTTCTGAAGACACCGGAGCCTAACATTGGCGCTCAGAAAcatatcaagaagttttcTGATTTCACTATCCTACAGAAAATGGGCGAAGGGGCATATGGAAAAGTGAATTTATGTCTTCATAAAAAGGAGAGGTATATTGTAGTCATCAAGATgattttcaaagaaagaatttTAGTTGATACATGGGTAAGGGATAGAAAACTGGGAACTATTCCTTCGGAAATTCAGATCATGGCAGCCCTTAACAAGCAACCTCACGAAAACATACTAAGGCTGTTGGACTTTtttgaggatgatgagTATTATTACATTGAAACTCCGGTACACGGCGAGACTGGTTGCGTCGATTTATTTGATCTGATAGAGCTGAAGACTAATATGACAGAGTTCGAAGCTAAGTTGATATTCAAGCAGGTGGTCTCCGGTATCAAACATCTACACGAGCAGGGCATAGTTCACAGGGACATCAAGGATGAAAACGTGATTGTTGACTCAAAAGGTTTTGTCAAGCTCATAGATTTCGGCTCTGCCGCCTACGTCAAGAGCGGGCCTTTCGATGTGTTTGTAGGTACTATCGATTACGCAGCACCCGAAGTACTGGGAGGAGAACCCTACGAAGGTAAGCCCCAAGATATCTGGGCTATCGGCATTTTATTGTACACGATTGTGTTCAAGGAGAACCCATTTTACAACATCGACGAGATAATGGAGGGTACTTTAAAGTTCAGCAGTGGTGCAGAGGTGAGTGATGCGTGTATCAACCTGATTAAGAAAATTCTTAACAAGAGTGCGCCGAAAAGGCCCACTATCCAGGAGATATACGACGATGAATGGATGCATATTTGA
- a CDS encoding endonuclease III domain-containing protein (ancestral locus Anc_7.89), producing MARLRARKRNHVDISIEDDGREVKSKYFKSETIVKESDDGTESVSAEDTVDIEWIKSLNSEEYFEWVSKVTDDRPERWNKPLDPDIFLNRPEGAPPLPENFIPIYTRVRLMRSKIRTPVDSVGCAAIPITVNSQFNISQNQIKPKNYRLQLLVALMLSAQTKDELNAEAMSNLIRYSIDELDIPEGLTLEALLRIDEKVLVDLVKMVGFHNRKAHYVKQTAEILAKQFDSDIPADLVGILSLPGVGPKMGLLALQKAWGKMSGIGVDVHVHRLCKMWGWVDAKKCKTADHTRRELESWLPKALWYEINPLLVGFGQVICMSRGKRCDICLANDVCNAVDKKLLKTKDAKKGSHKMPLKSNRGDFSLWLEYLAEKDSSFKIIDEKEVVQPMDEGFAFIKKDPDEV from the coding sequence ATGGCGAGACTAAGGGCCAGAAAGCGGAACCATGTCGACATCAGTATTGAGGATGACGGCAGGGAAGTGAAATCCAAGTATTTCAAGAGTGAAACAATAGTCAAGGAATCTGATGACGGAACAGAATCAGTCTCCGCCGAAGATACCGTCGATATTGAGTGGATAAAATCGCTGAACTCTGAAGAGTACTTCGAGTGGGTGTCTAAGGTCACCGATGATCGGCCTGAGAGATGGAATAAACCATTGGATCCCGACATCTTTTTGAACCGACCTGAGGGGGCACCTCCATTGCCAGAGAACTTCATTCCAATATACACCAGAGTGCGACTTATGAGGTCAAAGATCAGGACGCCTGTGGATTCTGTGGGTTGCGCAGCTATACCTATCACAGTTAATTCGCAGTTCAACATTTCGCAGAATCAAATCAAACCTAAGAACTACAGATTACAACTTTTAGTCGCCCTGATGTTGTCAGCTCAAACTAAAGATGAGCTCAATGCCGAAGCCATGTCAAATCTGATACGGTATTCAATAGACGAACTCGATATCCCGGAGGGCCTCACCCTGGAAGCATTACTGCGAATTGATGAAAAGGTTCTCGTCGATCTGGTGAAGATGGTGGGATTCCACAATAGGAAGGCACACTATGTGAAGCAAACAGCAGAGATCCTAGCGAAACAGTTCGACTCTGACATTCCGGCTGATTTGGTCGGGATCCTCTCGCTTCCGGGAGTTGGGCCTAAGATGGGGCTCCTGGCTTTGCAGAAGGCCTGGGGAAAGATGAGCGGCATTGGTGTAGACGTTCATGTACACAGACTTTGCAAGATGTGGGGCTGGGTAGACGCAAAGAAATGCAAGACTGCAGACCATACAAGGAGGGAGTTGGAATCGTGGTTGCCAAAGGCTCTGTGGTATGAGATTAATCCTTTGCTGGTCGGCTTTGGTCAAGTTATTTGCATGTCAAGGGGCAAGAGATGCGATATATGCCTTGCAAACGACGTGTGTAATGCAGTCGACAAGAAACTACTAAAGACGAAGGATGCAAAGAAAGGCTCCCATAAAATGCCTCTCAAGAGTAACAGAGGTGATTTCTCACTGTGGCTGGAGTATCTCGCCGAAAAAGACAGCTCTTTTAAAATAATAGATGAAAAGGAAGTAGTCCAGCCAATGGACGAAGGGTTTGCATTCATAAAGAAGGATCCTGATGAAGTCTGA